Proteins encoded in a region of the Inquilinus sp. KBS0705 genome:
- the dnaE gene encoding DNA polymerase III subunit alpha translates to MSYVELQVTSNFSFRRGGSHPEELVDRAADLGYDAVGITDRNTFAGVVRAYQVAKYREIRLIPGVRLDLLDGPSLLAYPTDKEAYGRLSALLTLGNLRAEKEKCYISKKDVYQYAEGSCFVIVPPDKLTQDFEFELVFKQHVADYQKNLPDLYMAATRYYTGDDAKRLFLLAELNVPLVATNDVHYHHVSRRELQDVLTCIREKCTIFNAGYRLHQNAERHLKEKGEMDRLFRNYSEAIQNTRKIADACRFDLRSLKYKYPSELTPEGRTPMQQLEFLAWKGGNRFYGDNIPQKVKKAIEDELEIIAELDVPDYFLTVEDYVRWARDQHILCQGRGSAANSAVCFVLGITSVAPDKSNLLFARFLSKERNEPPDIDVDFEHERREEVIQYVYNRFGRDRAAILPTVFMLHYKGAVNDVGRAMGLSVDVVKQLSDAYGELSDEEITAEQVGALGLNHKDPHLLKVIELTSLLIGFPRQLGQHTGGFVITDGKLSDLCPIFHARMENRTNIEWNKDDIDTLGFMKVDILALGMLTCIRKAFDLVQSHYGITLTLANIPQDDPKVYEMITAADTLGVFQIESRAQMSMLPRMKPTCFYDLVIEVAIVRPGPIQGDMVHPYIRRRNGEEAVDYPSEEIRSILERTLGVPLFQEQAMELAIVAAGFTPGEADLLRRTMATFKFNGLVSKFEQKLINGMTSRGYTEEYARRIFKQLEGFGSYGFPESHAASFALLVYVSCWLKFYYPEVFAAALLNSQPMGFYQPAQIVRNAREHGVKMLPIDVNRSQWDNTLEAKQGQYFALRLGFREIGGIRQEEMEKLIAGRTRPYAAPHEICDAGVSVATMERLANADAFRSMDLDRRRALWEVAALHDRPVELMQGQPSESVYEPEANLPELRLSEHVVQDYATTGLSIKGHPLSFIRHTLELLHIRTARYANATENKTIIKTAGLILIRQRPGTAKGVCFITLEDETGTTNLVVFPKLFDKYRKEILHARLLMVEGVVERTEVTHIIVRRIFDITKLLGDLTTIRNEKQPVLTLSRADEKAAPFIPMDKPLKSLDQESANYLHKGRNFK, encoded by the coding sequence ATGAGTTACGTCGAATTACAGGTCACAAGCAATTTTAGCTTCCGGCGCGGCGGCAGCCACCCGGAAGAACTGGTCGACCGGGCCGCCGACCTGGGCTATGATGCGGTCGGCATTACAGACCGGAATACTTTTGCCGGTGTGGTGCGCGCGTACCAGGTCGCGAAGTACCGGGAGATCCGGCTGATACCGGGCGTGCGTCTTGACCTGCTCGACGGGCCCAGCTTACTGGCATACCCAACTGATAAGGAAGCGTATGGCCGCCTCTCCGCCTTGCTCACGCTCGGCAACCTCCGCGCGGAAAAGGAAAAATGCTACATCAGTAAAAAAGATGTTTATCAGTATGCAGAAGGCAGCTGCTTTGTCATCGTGCCGCCCGATAAGCTCACCCAGGATTTCGAATTCGAGCTGGTATTTAAACAACATGTTGCCGATTACCAGAAAAACCTGCCTGATCTGTATATGGCAGCAACCAGATATTACACCGGCGACGATGCCAAGCGCCTTTTTCTTCTTGCCGAGTTGAATGTTCCGCTTGTGGCGACAAATGACGTTCATTATCACCACGTGTCCAGAAGGGAGTTACAGGACGTCCTGACCTGTATACGGGAAAAGTGCACCATTTTTAATGCGGGTTACAGGCTACACCAAAACGCTGAACGTCATCTGAAGGAAAAAGGGGAGATGGACCGCCTGTTTCGGAATTACTCCGAAGCGATCCAAAACACCCGGAAGATCGCAGATGCCTGCCGGTTCGACCTGAGATCCCTGAAGTATAAATACCCAAGCGAACTGACGCCGGAAGGCCGGACGCCGATGCAGCAACTGGAATTCCTGGCATGGAAAGGCGGGAACCGCTTTTACGGTGATAATATACCCCAAAAAGTGAAAAAGGCGATCGAAGATGAGTTGGAGATCATCGCTGAACTGGATGTCCCTGATTATTTTTTGACCGTAGAAGATTATGTGCGGTGGGCACGCGATCAGCACATCCTTTGCCAGGGACGTGGTTCGGCAGCAAACTCCGCTGTCTGTTTTGTATTGGGCATTACCTCAGTGGCGCCGGACAAATCCAATCTGCTCTTCGCCCGTTTCCTGTCAAAAGAACGAAATGAACCGCCCGATATCGATGTGGATTTCGAGCATGAGCGGCGCGAGGAAGTGATCCAGTATGTGTATAACCGCTTTGGCCGTGACCGCGCCGCAATCCTGCCCACGGTATTTATGCTGCATTATAAAGGCGCGGTCAATGATGTTGGTCGTGCGATGGGATTATCGGTGGATGTGGTCAAACAATTATCTGATGCCTATGGGGAGCTTTCTGACGAAGAGATTACAGCGGAGCAGGTCGGTGCTTTAGGGCTTAATCACAAAGACCCGCACCTGCTGAAGGTGATCGAACTCACTTCCCTGCTGATCGGCTTCCCGCGCCAGCTGGGGCAGCATACCGGCGGCTTTGTGATCACCGACGGCAAGCTGAGCGACCTTTGTCCGATCTTCCACGCCCGCATGGAGAACCGTACGAACATCGAATGGAACAAGGATGATATTGATACGCTCGGTTTTATGAAAGTGGATATCCTGGCGCTGGGGATGCTGACCTGCATAAGAAAGGCATTTGACCTGGTGCAAAGTCATTACGGGATCACCTTAACACTGGCTAATATCCCGCAGGACGATCCCAAAGTTTACGAAATGATCACTGCCGCCGATACGCTTGGCGTATTCCAGATCGAAAGCCGCGCGCAGATGTCCATGCTGCCACGCATGAAACCGACCTGTTTCTACGACCTGGTCATTGAAGTGGCGATTGTCCGTCCCGGGCCGATACAAGGTGATATGGTACACCCGTATATCAGGCGCAGGAACGGGGAGGAAGCGGTCGACTATCCATCTGAAGAGATCCGTTCAATCCTTGAACGTACGCTTGGCGTGCCGCTTTTCCAGGAACAAGCGATGGAACTGGCTATCGTAGCCGCAGGGTTTACCCCGGGGGAGGCAGATCTGCTCCGCCGAACGATGGCCACCTTTAAATTTAATGGTTTGGTCAGTAAATTCGAGCAAAAGCTGATCAACGGGATGACCTCGCGCGGCTATACGGAAGAATATGCGCGCCGCATCTTTAAGCAGCTCGAAGGTTTCGGCAGCTATGGGTTCCCCGAAAGCCACGCCGCCAGCTTTGCTTTATTGGTTTATGTGTCCTGCTGGCTGAAATTCTACTACCCGGAAGTGTTTGCCGCCGCATTGCTGAACAGCCAGCCCATGGGTTTTTACCAGCCTGCACAGATCGTCCGGAATGCGCGCGAGCATGGCGTAAAAATGTTGCCCATCGACGTCAACCGCTCACAATGGGATAATACGCTGGAAGCGAAGCAGGGGCAATATTTTGCTTTGCGGTTAGGTTTCAGGGAGATCGGTGGCATCCGTCAGGAGGAGATGGAGAAATTGATCGCTGGCCGAACCAGGCCTTACGCGGCGCCACACGAGATCTGTGACGCCGGTGTAAGCGTGGCCACCATGGAACGGCTCGCTAACGCTGACGCTTTCCGCTCGATGGACCTGGACCGCCGGCGCGCACTCTGGGAAGTGGCCGCTTTGCATGACCGGCCCGTTGAGCTGATGCAGGGGCAGCCATCGGAAAGTGTCTACGAACCCGAGGCTAATTTGCCCGAACTGCGCTTATCCGAACACGTGGTACAAGACTATGCGACCACCGGATTATCGATTAAAGGCCATCCGCTCAGCTTTATCCGGCACACATTGGAATTGTTGCACATCAGAACGGCCAGGTATGCGAATGCAACGGAAAATAAGACGATCATAAAAACTGCCGGACTGATCCTGATCCGGCAGCGGCCCGGTACCGCGAAAGGCGTTTGCTTTATTACGCTGGAAGACGAGACCGGCACCACAAACCTGGTCGTGTTCCCAAAATTGTTCGACAAGTACCGAAAGGAGATATTACATGCGCGTTTACTGATGGTGGAAGGTGTAGTGGAACGTACAGAGGTGACGCATATTATCGTAAGGCGGATCTTTGATATCACCAAATTATTAGGCGATCTTACAACGATCCGTAATGAAAAACAGCCGGTCCTGACATTATCCAGAGCAGACGAAAAAGCCGCTCCCTTCATTCCGATGGATAAACCGCTCAAATCACTCGATCAGGAATCAGCCAATTACCTGCACAAGGGCAGGAATTTCAAATAG
- a CDS encoding SOS response-associated peptidase — protein MCYYNGQKITRAEFIRLKGIEKAMRNYNFLNVGVHNGFNYAPCAILVASADGKDFDIVQAEWGYVPGFVKTRSEANIFRAKYTTLNFKSENLFSKEDGKSSMWSSAAKNRRCLVLSTGIVESRHIPKIGKKGQQLKETIKYPYYITVKGREYFFMPGLYNEWLDPETSQFVNTVAIGITEANSLMRQIHNSKLRMPTILTEDLAFEWLLEKPDKDRLSIIARTQIPSRLLEFCTVDPDYRTAGEVRPRDFQDLSRIDTTYLDFTEELPFNHWPDDLESVLAGAERGTGTMIESTARTNYPPGMNLQGDLFK, from the coding sequence ATGTGTTACTACAACGGACAAAAAATCACCCGTGCCGAGTTTATTCGGTTAAAGGGCATCGAGAAAGCCATGAGGAATTACAATTTTCTGAATGTTGGTGTTCACAACGGTTTCAATTATGCGCCCTGCGCGATATTAGTGGCTTCAGCGGATGGTAAAGATTTCGATATCGTACAGGCGGAATGGGGCTATGTTCCTGGGTTTGTGAAAACACGTTCAGAAGCCAATATCTTCCGTGCAAAATACACCACCCTGAATTTTAAATCTGAAAACCTTTTTTCTAAAGAAGACGGCAAAAGTTCCATGTGGTCTTCCGCGGCGAAGAACCGTCGTTGCCTGGTGCTTTCGACAGGTATTGTTGAAAGCCGTCACATACCAAAAATCGGGAAGAAAGGTCAGCAGCTAAAAGAGACCATCAAATACCCGTATTATATAACTGTAAAAGGCCGGGAATATTTTTTCATGCCAGGCCTGTATAATGAATGGTTGGACCCGGAGACAAGTCAGTTTGTAAACACGGTCGCAATAGGCATTACCGAAGCGAATTCCCTGATGCGCCAGATCCACAATTCTAAATTGCGGATGCCTACCATTTTAACAGAAGACCTGGCTTTTGAATGGCTGCTGGAAAAGCCCGATAAGGATCGTTTAAGCATCATCGCCAGGACACAGATACCGTCCCGACTGCTCGAATTTTGTACGGTTGACCCGGATTACCGGACAGCCGGAGAAGTAAGACCACGTGATTTCCAGGACTTATCTCGGATAGATACTACTTACCTGGACTTTACCGAGGAACTGCCATTCAACCACTGGCCGGATGATTTAGAATCCGTATTAGCCGGTGCGGAAAGAGGTACCGGGACCATGATTGAAAGTACCGCAAGAACCAATTACCCGCCAGGCATGAACCTGCAAGGCGACCTTTTTAAATAA
- a CDS encoding Fpg/Nei family DNA glycosylase has translation MPEIPDLNIFRKNLAKKLIGRILSKINVIITRRLKDPETAIMEALEGQLLTGIERTGKELHFIFQNGHVLSIHLMLHGTMYWYENINENRFTIAELLFADGIGLAVTDWQKAVILTLDPDPATIPDAMDMPSGYLETALIKNSRPVKTVLTDGKTVRGIGNAYVDEILYEAKISPFSKANKIPKDKIAVLTRAIETVLIHAENHIKQHFPDTITEKERDFLQVHRPKQTVTLAGETILKADIDKRKTYYTADQVLYE, from the coding sequence ATGCCTGAGATACCTGATTTAAATATATTCAGAAAGAACCTTGCTAAAAAGCTAATCGGGAGAATCCTGAGCAAAATCAACGTGATCATCACCCGAAGACTCAAGGATCCCGAAACCGCCATAATGGAAGCGCTGGAAGGCCAGCTTTTGACCGGTATAGAGCGTACTGGCAAGGAGCTGCACTTTATTTTTCAAAACGGCCATGTGTTAAGTATTCACCTGATGCTGCACGGCACCATGTACTGGTATGAAAATATAAATGAGAACCGTTTCACGATAGCGGAATTGCTGTTTGCTGACGGTATCGGTCTGGCCGTGACCGACTGGCAAAAAGCGGTAATTTTAACGCTCGACCCCGATCCTGCGACGATTCCCGATGCGATGGATATGCCCTCCGGTTACCTGGAGACGGCTTTAATAAAAAATTCCCGCCCTGTCAAAACCGTATTGACTGACGGAAAAACTGTCAGGGGGATCGGGAACGCGTATGTGGATGAGATCCTTTACGAAGCGAAAATATCACCTTTTTCAAAAGCCAATAAAATACCGAAAGATAAGATCGCCGTGCTTACCAGGGCAATTGAAACGGTTCTTATCCATGCAGAAAATCATATTAAGCAGCATTTCCCTGATACGATCACAGAAAAAGAAAGGGATTTTCTGCAGGTGCACCGCCCGAAACAGACCGTAACGCTGGCCGGTGAAACTATACTTAAAGCCGATATCGATAAACGCAAAACCTATTACACAGCAGACCAGGTATTATATGAATAA
- a CDS encoding DUF72 domain-containing protein, which translates to MQFGHVNDPLENVDFSLPADTKTTIETLKEKRTGGGLSVFVGASKWGEKTWRGRIYPKQLPDNKFLGIYSQNFNAVEFGPTFYRFYSADEISQWTAQVETSPSFKFCPKFPQQITHIRRLANAGEQTTSFYQSLKGFGDHLGPLLLQLGDNFSPKSFPNLKAYLEALDPAISVSVEVRHKDWYADKNYRKDFLQLLSSLNMGTVIADTSGRRDCVHMDLTTTDAFIRFVGNNLVDSDYKRMDEWVERIKIWADQGLRSLWFFMHQNDERFVPDACIYFIKQLNAGLGTSVQAPILVMD; encoded by the coding sequence ATGCAATTTGGCCACGTTAATGATCCGTTAGAAAATGTTGATTTCAGCTTACCCGCGGATACGAAAACAACTATTGAAACATTGAAGGAGAAAAGAACCGGCGGCGGCCTGAGTGTCTTTGTAGGGGCATCAAAATGGGGTGAAAAAACCTGGAGAGGCCGGATCTATCCGAAACAATTGCCGGATAATAAATTCCTGGGTATTTACAGCCAAAATTTCAATGCAGTCGAGTTTGGCCCGACATTCTACAGGTTTTATAGCGCAGATGAGATCAGCCAGTGGACCGCGCAGGTCGAAACCTCACCCTCGTTTAAATTTTGCCCCAAGTTCCCGCAGCAGATCACCCATATCAGGCGTTTGGCAAATGCGGGGGAGCAAACAACATCATTTTACCAAAGTTTGAAAGGTTTTGGCGATCATTTGGGTCCTTTGCTGTTGCAGCTTGGTGACAACTTCTCCCCGAAAAGTTTCCCGAATTTAAAAGCTTATCTCGAAGCCCTCGACCCGGCGATCAGCGTCAGCGTAGAGGTACGGCACAAGGACTGGTACGCCGATAAAAACTATCGCAAAGACTTCCTTCAGCTATTATCTTCCCTGAATATGGGTACGGTGATCGCTGATACTTCCGGCCGCAGGGATTGTGTACACATGGACCTGACGACTACAGATGCTTTCATCCGGTTCGTTGGTAATAACCTGGTCGATAGTGACTATAAACGGATGGATGAATGGGTAGAAAGAATAAAAATTTGGGCTGACCAGGGGCTGCGGTCACTCTGGTTTTTCATGCACCAGAATGATGAAAGATTCGTGCCTGACGCCTGTATCTATTTCATAAAGCAACTCAATGCCGGACTGGGGACATCGGTCCAAGCGCCAATTTTGGTCATGGACTAG
- a CDS encoding single-stranded DNA-binding protein, with translation MEQLTGRLTADAKVSTVKGDKKVVNFNIAINDSYRSNGDTVRVTTYVDCAYWINAAIAEYLKKGLLVELFGRIGSRAWINKDGEAQSTVTLNVSNVKFLGGASATGLERQDGKSAKSETVYNDEKKGADNDDLPF, from the coding sequence ATGGAACAGTTAACAGGAAGATTGACCGCAGACGCTAAAGTAAGCACGGTCAAAGGGGACAAAAAAGTGGTGAATTTCAATATCGCCATCAATGACAGCTACCGCTCGAACGGGGATACAGTAAGGGTAACCACCTACGTGGATTGCGCTTACTGGATAAATGCCGCTATCGCTGAATACCTGAAAAAAGGCTTACTCGTCGAATTATTTGGCCGCATCGGTTCAAGGGCGTGGATTAACAAGGACGGTGAAGCACAAAGCACCGTAACGCTCAACGTGTCGAACGTCAAATTCTTAGGCGGAGCCTCTGCTACGGGCCTCGAAAGACAGGACGGCAAATCGGCTAAAAGCGAGACGGTTTACAACGATGAGAAAAAAGGAGCGGATAACGACGACCTGCCTTTTTAA
- a CDS encoding DUF945 domain-containing protein yields MTHHINYNEANQQHSFFSVKEKAWHGLGQIVEQYPTSAEAIRYAGLDYFVEKRPLFTYDTENNTGDPETDLLIPGISVPDYFATIRTDTEQVLGVVGKDYEVVQNANAFEFFDAIVGGGEGILYETAGALGNGERIFITAKLPGYIKVGSQDLIEQYLFLTTSHDGFGSITAAFTPVRIVCNNTLNAAMRNHSNAIKIRHTASANDRLKQAHTLMGIAGSLSVDLEELFNHWSNVRITDKEVKKLIQVAMAPNKEVLTNLELGLDDRLSTTYTNIVDNAFEYAMGNATQQMETTAGTLFGAYNAITGYYQNVRKFKDGEAKFKSIMDGTAKTRGQVAFDLCRDFARAGADALNMIK; encoded by the coding sequence ATGACACATCACATCAATTATAATGAAGCTAATCAGCAACACAGTTTTTTCAGTGTGAAAGAAAAAGCGTGGCACGGATTGGGTCAAATCGTAGAACAATACCCCACAAGCGCAGAGGCGATACGTTACGCAGGGCTGGACTATTTTGTGGAAAAACGCCCTTTGTTTACTTACGACACGGAAAACAATACGGGCGACCCGGAAACCGATTTGCTGATACCCGGCATTAGCGTACCTGATTACTTCGCTACCATACGCACCGACACAGAGCAGGTGTTAGGGGTAGTGGGTAAAGATTATGAGGTGGTGCAGAATGCAAACGCATTTGAATTTTTCGATGCCATTGTCGGCGGCGGCGAGGGTATTTTATACGAGACCGCAGGCGCATTGGGGAATGGTGAGCGGATTTTCATCACCGCAAAGCTGCCCGGCTATATTAAGGTCGGCAGCCAGGATTTAATTGAGCAATACCTGTTCCTGACGACTTCACACGATGGCTTCGGCAGCATCACCGCCGCATTTACACCTGTTCGTATCGTATGCAATAATACGCTCAACGCTGCAATGCGCAACCATAGTAATGCTATTAAGATACGGCACACCGCCTCTGCCAACGACCGCCTGAAACAGGCGCACACCCTTATGGGTATCGCAGGCAGCCTGTCGGTTGATTTGGAAGAACTTTTTAATCACTGGTCAAACGTGCGCATTACCGATAAAGAGGTAAAGAAGCTGATACAAGTGGCGATGGCGCCAAATAAGGAAGTACTGACCAATCTCGAACTCGGGTTGGACGACAGGCTATCGACGACCTACACCAACATTGTCGATAACGCCTTTGAATATGCGATGGGTAACGCCACGCAGCAAATGGAAACGACCGCAGGGACGCTGTTCGGTGCATATAATGCCATAACCGGCTATTATCAGAACGTCAGGAAGTTTAAGGACGGTGAAGCCAAATTTAAATCGATCATGGACGGAACGGCGAAAACAAGGGGACAGGTCGCTTTCGACCTGTGCAGGGATTTTGCCCGTGCCGGCGCAGATGCATTGAACATGATTAAATAA